TTCACCGCAAGGAGAAGACAGACATGCTGCACGGAAACGCCTTACGTGAAGCGATCGCGGCTCCCCGGACCACGCCGCTCCTGGGAATCTACGATATGTACTCCGCCTCACTGGCGGCTCGGTACTACGACGGCTTCTTCGTATCCGGATTTGGTTTCGCCGCCTCGCACTACGGCCTTCCGGACATCGGTTTCATCGCCTGGCCGGACCTGCTGGCCTTCACCGAACGACTGCGCGCGGCATTCCCCGGCCACCACCTGCTGGTGGACGTCGACGACGGTTTCGGGGACCCGGAGGTCGCCGCCCACGTCGTGCGAAGACTGGAGCTGGCGGGTGCCTCCGGGGTGATCCTGGAGGACCAGAAGCGCCCCCGCCGGTGCGGACATCTGGACGGCAAGCTGATCCTGCCGCTGGACGAGTATCTGGAAAAGCTCCACAGGGTCCTCGACAGCAGACAGGATCTGGTCGTCGTGGCCCGTACGGACGCCACCGAGGAGGCCGAGATCATGCGCCGGGCGGCGGCGCTGGCGGAGACCGCGGCGGACGTCGTCCTGGTCGACGGAGTGAGAAGCGTCGAAAGCATTCAAAAGATTCGTTCGGTCATCGGCACCAAACCATTGCTGTTCAATCAGATCGCGGGCGGTAAATCACCGCGGCTCTCCCTGTCGGAGCTCGCGGACCTGGGCGTGGACGTCGCCATCTACAGCACGCCCTGCCTGTTCGCCGCGCACCACGCGATCGACAGCGCCCTGTCGGAACTGAGGAAAACGGACGGACGGCTGCCGGACCCCCGGCTGACCGAATCGATCGGTGTCGGGGACGCCACGGAACTTCTGACGAAGAACCTCGGCCGGCACCGCCCGACGCGAGAGCAGTCCGCGACGTGAGCAGCGTGGAAAGCCGCCTCGGCACACCATGGAATGCACCCCGCCTGCTGTGGTCCTCCACGGCGGGCATCACCCTCATGATCGCCGCGGCCGTCCTCTTCTGCGCGGGAGCGGCATACGCGGCACCGGTACCGCTCGTCGCCCTCCCGGGGGACGACGACCCGGAACCGTCCTCCTTCAGCGGACCACGCACCGGGGTCCTGTTCATCGACAACTCGAACGCGGACTCATGGCTGGAGGTCGACCGGACGCTGAACACGCTGTTCGCCGGCAAGGGCACCGCAGGCAGTGACCACGACGGTGGCGGCGGCGCCATCGACGTACGCAGCCGGGACGTGTCCGGCA
The window above is part of the Streptomyces syringium genome. Proteins encoded here:
- a CDS encoding isocitrate lyase/PEP mutase family protein codes for the protein MLHGNALREAIAAPRTTPLLGIYDMYSASLAARYYDGFFVSGFGFAASHYGLPDIGFIAWPDLLAFTERLRAAFPGHHLLVDVDDGFGDPEVAAHVVRRLELAGASGVILEDQKRPRRCGHLDGKLILPLDEYLEKLHRVLDSRQDLVVVARTDATEEAEIMRRAAALAETAADVVLVDGVRSVESIQKIRSVIGTKPLLFNQIAGGKSPRLSLSELADLGVDVAIYSTPCLFAAHHAIDSALSELRKTDGRLPDPRLTESIGVGDATELLTKNLGRHRPTREQSAT